A window of Theropithecus gelada isolate Dixy chromosome 14, Tgel_1.0, whole genome shotgun sequence contains these coding sequences:
- the HEPACAM gene encoding hepatocyte cell adhesion molecule gives MKRERGALSRASRALHLAPFVYLLLIQTDPLEGVNITSPVRLIHGTVGKSALLSVQYSSTSSDRPVVKWQLKRDKPVTVVQSIGTEVIGTLRPDYRDRIRLFENGSLLLSDLQLADEGTYEVEISITDDTFTGEKTINLTVDVPISRPQVLVASTTVLELSEAFTLNCSHENGTKPSYTWLKDGKPLLNDSRMLLSPDQKVLTITRVLMEDDDLYSCVVENPISQGRSLPVKITVYRRSSLYIILSTGGIFLLVTLVTVCACWKPSKRKQKRLEKQNSLEYMDQNDDRLKPEADTLPRSGDQERKNPMALYILKDKDSPEPEENPSPEPRSATEPGPPGYSVSPAVPGRSPGLPIRSARRYPRSPARSPATGRTHTSPPRAPSSPGRSRSTSRTLRTAGVHIIREQDEAGPVEISA, from the exons atgaagagagaaaggggagcCCTGTCCAGAGCCTCCAGGGCCCTACACCTCGCTCCTTTTGTCTACCTTCTTCTGATCCAGACAG ACCCCCTGGAGGGGGTGAACATCACCAGCCCTGTGCGTCTGATCCACGGCACCGTGGGGAAGTCGGCTCTGCTTTCTGTGCAGTACAGCAGTACCAGCAGCGACAGGCCTGTAGTGAAGTGGCAGCTGAAGCGGGACAAGCCAGTGACCGTGGTGCAGTCCATTGGCACGGAGGTCATCGGCACCCTGCGGCCTGACTATCGAGATCGTATCCGGCTCTTTGAAAATGGCTCCCTGCTTCTCAGCGACCTGCAGCTGGCTGATGAGGGCACCTATGAGGTTGAGATCTCCATCACTGACGACACCTTCACTGGGGAAAAGACCATCAACCTTACTGTAGATG TGCCCATTTCGAGGCCACAGGTGTTGGTGGCTTCAACCACTGTGCTGGAACTCAGCGAGGCCTTCACCTTGAACTGCTCACACGAGAATGGCACCAAGCCCAGCTACACCTGGCTGAAGGACGGCAAGCCCCTCCTCAATGACTCGAGAATGCTCCTGTCCCCGGACCAAAAGGTGCTCACCATCACCCGCGTGCTTATGGAGGATGACGACCTGTACAGCTGCGTGGTAGAGAACCCCATCAGCCAGGGCCGCAGCCTGCCTGTCAAGATCACCGTATACA GAAGAAGTTCCCTTTACATCATCTTGTCTACAGGAGGCATCTTCCTCCTTGTGACCTTGGTGACAGTCTGTGCCTGCTGGAAACCTTCCAAAAG GAAACAGAAGAGGCTAGAGAAGCAAAACTCCCTGGAATACATGGATCAGAATGATGACCGCCTGAAACCAGAAG CAGACACCCTCCCTCGAAGTGGTGATCAGGAACGGAAAAACCCCATGGCACTCTACATCCTGAAGGACAAG GACTCCCCGGAGCCCGAGGAGAACCCGTCCCCGGAGCCTCGAAGCGCGACGGAGCCCGGCCCGCCCGGCTACTCCGTGTCGCCCGCAGTGCCTGGCCGCTCGCCAGGGCTGCCCATCCGCTCCGCCCGCCGCTACCCGCGCTCCCCAGCGCGCTCCCCAGCCACCGGCCGGACGCACACGTCGCCGCCCCGGGCCCCGAGCTCGCCCGGCCGCTCGCGCAGCACCTCGCGCACACTGCGGACTGCGGGCGTGCACATAATCCGCGAGCAAGACGAGGCCGGCCCGGTGGAGATCAGCGCCTGA
- the HEPN1 gene encoding LOW QUALITY PROTEIN: putative cancer susceptibility gene HEPN1 protein (The sequence of the model RefSeq protein was modified relative to this genomic sequence to represent the inferred CDS: deleted 2 bases in 1 codon) → MNEWVVGNGGLGIAPWDDGESELEFRRLNGPGMQGPLEALRRRGWNTQRASFSFRFVISLSPDTVDYCHSYELFNRWWHGHVLATQRPSLFILMLV, encoded by the exons atgaatgaatgg GTGGTGGGTAACGGGGGCCTTGGAATAGCTCCATGGGATGATGGAGAATCAGAGCTAGAGTTTAGGAGGTTG AATGGGCCAGGGATGCAGGGACCCTTGGAGGCATTAAGGAGGAGGGGATGGAATACACAGAGGGCCTCCTTCTCTTTCAGATTTGTAATTTCCCTCTCTCCTGACACAGTAGATTACTGCCACTCCTATGAACTGTTCAATAGGTGGTGGCATGGGCATGTCCTGGCTACACAGCGGCCCAGTCTCTTTATTTTGATGTTAGTGTGA